Proteins from a genomic interval of Aquabacterium sp. J223:
- a CDS encoding c-type cytochrome, with amino-acid sequence MRQGDPARGVPACSACHGAAMTGVQPGMPGLLGLSRDYLVAQMGAWRNGLRQARAPDCMARVARALSEEDVAAMALWLSSQPLPADAKPAATVAQPLPLDCGSGLRARP; translated from the coding sequence GTGCGCCAGGGCGACCCCGCCCGGGGCGTGCCGGCCTGCAGCGCCTGCCACGGCGCGGCGATGACCGGCGTGCAGCCCGGCATGCCGGGGCTGCTGGGGCTGTCGCGCGACTACCTGGTGGCGCAGATGGGCGCCTGGCGCAACGGGCTGCGTCAGGCCCGTGCGCCGGACTGCATGGCCAGGGTCGCCCGGGCGTTGTCCGAGGAGGACGTGGCCGCCATGGCGCTGTGGCTGTCGTCGCAACCGTTGCCGGCGGATGCCAAACCGGCCGCCACCGTCGCGCAGCCGTTGCCGCTGGACTGCGGCAGCGGGCTCAGGGCGCGGCCATGA
- a CDS encoding cytochrome c: MTRRLIGLVVALALAAALFAAWVLWQDRLRPEDGRPPPPMTDALVERGAYLARAGNCAGCHSLPGQPAYAGGLAIATPFGTLVASNLTPDAETGIGTWTAADMRRALHQGRSKDGRRLYPAFPYPHYTLMSAEDSDALHAFLMRQPAVHRPNAPHDLRYPYGTQWALAVWRALYFEPGRFEPSPERTAEWNRGAYLVRGPGHCAACHAARNRLGATIDDNELGGGLIPMQGWYAPSLASDREAGVARWPLEDVVALLKTGLSPRASVMGPMAEVVLGSTQHLSDADLRAMAAFLQGLPPHDPPRPKGKPADGAVLARGERLYGQHCKDCHGERGEGAAPAYPPLAGNRSVTLASPANALQAVLHGGFPPATAGNPRPYGMPPFGQALEDADIAALLSFIRQAWGNDAPAVDALAVQKAR, from the coding sequence ATGACGCGGCGCCTGATCGGCCTCGTCGTCGCGCTGGCGCTGGCGGCGGCGCTGTTCGCCGCCTGGGTGCTGTGGCAGGACCGGCTGCGGCCGGAGGACGGCCGCCCACCCCCGCCCATGACCGACGCGCTCGTCGAACGCGGCGCCTACCTGGCGCGCGCCGGGAACTGCGCCGGCTGCCACAGCCTGCCGGGGCAGCCGGCCTATGCCGGCGGGCTGGCCATCGCCACGCCCTTCGGCACGCTGGTGGCAAGCAACCTGACGCCGGACGCCGAGACCGGCATCGGCACCTGGACCGCCGCCGACATGCGCCGCGCGCTGCACCAGGGGCGGTCGAAGGACGGCCGGCGGCTCTACCCCGCCTTCCCCTACCCGCACTACACCCTGATGAGCGCCGAGGACAGCGACGCGCTGCACGCCTTCCTCATGCGCCAGCCGGCCGTGCACCGGCCCAACGCCCCGCACGACCTGCGCTACCCCTATGGCACCCAGTGGGCGCTGGCGGTCTGGCGGGCGCTGTACTTCGAGCCGGGCCGCTTCGAGCCGTCGCCCGAGCGCACTGCCGAATGGAACCGGGGCGCCTACCTGGTGCGCGGGCCGGGCCACTGCGCGGCCTGCCACGCGGCCCGCAACCGCCTCGGCGCGACCATCGACGACAACGAACTGGGCGGCGGCCTGATCCCGATGCAGGGCTGGTACGCACCCTCGCTGGCCTCCGACCGGGAAGCGGGCGTCGCCCGCTGGCCCCTTGAGGACGTGGTCGCGCTGCTCAAGACCGGCCTCTCGCCTCGCGCCTCCGTCATGGGCCCCATGGCGGAGGTGGTGCTGGGCAGCACCCAGCACCTGAGCGATGCCGACCTGCGCGCGATGGCGGCGTTCCTGCAGGGCCTGCCGCCGCACGACCCGCCGCGTCCCAAGGGCAAGCCGGCCGACGGCGCCGTGCTGGCGCGCGGCGAACGGCTCTACGGTCAGCATTGCAAGGACTGCCACGGCGAACGCGGCGAGGGCGCCGCGCCGGCCTACCCGCCGCTGGCCGGCAACCGGTCCGTCACCCTGGCCTCGCCGGCCAACGCGCTGCAGGCGGTGCTGCACGGCGGCTTCCCGCCGGCCACCGCCGGCAACCCACGGCCTTACGGCATGCCGCCCTTCGGCCAGGCCCTGGAGGACGCGGACATCGCCGCGCTGCTCAGCTTCATCCGCCAGGCCTGGGGCAACGACGCCCCCGCGGTGGATGCGCTGGCGGTGCAGAAGGCGCGTTGA
- a CDS encoding Cache 3/Cache 2 fusion domain-containing protein: MNRRTLFCIATLALGAATTASAYDPKATIADLDARLAKAGAPRVQGTEAVAGKDVPALFFGERKINNNYDVVDAVRKSHQATATVFVKAGDEFVRVSTNVLTPEGKRGIGTQLARNPAYEAVSKGQSFCGAIDVLGTAYDACYNPIKDGSGQVIGASYIGHKK, from the coding sequence ATGAACCGCCGCACCCTCTTCTGCATCGCCACCCTGGCCCTTGGCGCCGCCACGACGGCCAGCGCCTACGACCCGAAGGCCACCATCGCCGACCTGGACGCCCGCCTGGCCAAGGCCGGCGCGCCGCGCGTGCAGGGCACCGAGGCGGTGGCCGGCAAGGACGTGCCGGCGCTGTTCTTCGGCGAACGTAAGATCAACAACAACTACGACGTGGTCGATGCGGTGCGCAAGTCGCACCAGGCCACCGCGACGGTGTTCGTCAAGGCCGGCGACGAGTTCGTGCGCGTCAGCACCAATGTGTTGACGCCCGAGGGCAAGCGCGGCATCGGCACCCAGCTGGCCCGCAACCCGGCCTACGAGGCGGTGAGCAAGGGCCAGTCGTTCTGCGGCGCGATCGACGTGCTCGGCACCGCCTACGACGCCTGCTACAACCCCATCAAGGACGGCAGCGGCCAGGTCATCGGCGCCAGCTACATCGGCCACAAGAAATAA
- the rmuC gene encoding DNA recombination protein RmuC produces the protein MTETLPLMFPLLALLIGTLVGAVAAALWWRGRSAAALAEAHGNAQAELATLRERVRGLEAERHAMAAQHEALQAQAGRWRDELDTARDERAALITRLDAERRQSEEKLALLTEAKAALTDQFRQLAADILDEKSKRFTEQNQAHLGQLLDPLRLKLNEFQAKVEHVYVQEGKDRSALAEQVRQLMALNQSLSEDAKGLTRALKGSSKTQGNWGELVLERVLEASGLRKGEEYEVQVSHTREDGTRAQPDVVIRLPEGRHLVVDAKVSLNAYEDCCSLEDEAALLIATRRHLESIRGHMKGLSERNYQSLYGLKSLDFVLMFVPIEPAFMLAVSHDRELFMDAWARNVLLVSPSTLLFVVRTVAHLWRQEAQNRNAQDIARRGAELYDKLAGFVGDLEAVGKGLRQAQDQYDAAHKKLTAGRGNVIRQAEMLKELGIKPSKSLPAGLVEAALEAAPPAIEAQGTML, from the coding sequence ATGACCGAGACCCTTCCCCTGATGTTCCCGCTGCTGGCGTTGCTGATCGGCACCTTGGTCGGCGCCGTGGCCGCGGCGCTGTGGTGGCGCGGCCGCAGCGCCGCCGCGCTGGCCGAAGCGCATGGCAACGCCCAGGCCGAGCTGGCCACGCTGCGCGAGCGCGTGCGCGGGCTGGAGGCCGAGCGCCACGCCATGGCCGCCCAGCACGAGGCCCTGCAGGCGCAGGCCGGCCGCTGGCGCGACGAACTGGACACCGCGCGCGACGAACGCGCCGCACTGATCACCCGGCTCGACGCCGAGCGCCGCCAGTCCGAGGAGAAGCTCGCGCTGCTGACCGAGGCCAAGGCGGCGCTGACCGACCAGTTCCGCCAGCTCGCCGCCGACATCCTCGACGAGAAGAGCAAGCGCTTCACCGAGCAGAACCAGGCCCACCTCGGCCAGCTGCTGGACCCGTTGCGGCTCAAGCTCAACGAGTTCCAGGCCAAGGTCGAGCACGTCTACGTCCAGGAGGGCAAGGACCGCAGCGCGCTGGCTGAGCAGGTGCGACAGCTGATGGCGCTGAACCAGTCGCTGAGCGAGGACGCCAAGGGCCTGACCCGCGCGCTCAAGGGGTCGAGCAAGACCCAGGGCAACTGGGGCGAGCTGGTGCTCGAACGCGTGCTCGAAGCCTCCGGCCTGCGCAAGGGCGAGGAGTACGAGGTGCAGGTCAGCCACACCCGGGAGGACGGGACGCGGGCGCAGCCCGACGTGGTCATCCGCCTGCCCGAAGGCCGCCACCTGGTGGTCGACGCCAAGGTCTCGCTCAACGCCTACGAGGACTGCTGCAGCCTGGAGGACGAGGCCGCGCTGCTGATCGCCACGCGCCGCCACCTGGAGTCCATCCGCGGGCACATGAAGGGCCTGTCCGAGCGCAACTACCAGAGCCTGTACGGCCTCAAGTCGCTCGACTTCGTGCTCATGTTCGTGCCCATCGAGCCGGCCTTCATGCTGGCGGTGAGCCACGACCGCGAGCTGTTCATGGACGCCTGGGCGAGGAACGTGCTGCTGGTCAGCCCGTCGACGCTGCTCTTCGTCGTGCGCACCGTGGCGCACCTGTGGCGGCAGGAGGCGCAGAACCGCAACGCGCAGGACATCGCCCGCCGGGGTGCCGAGCTGTACGACAAGCTGGCCGGCTTCGTCGGCGACCTGGAGGCGGTGGGCAAGGGCCTTCGCCAAGCGCAGGACCAGTACGACGCGGCCCACAAGAAGCTCACGGCCGGGCGCGGCAACGTGATCCGACAGGCCGAGATGCTGAAGGAACTCGGCATCAAGCCGAGCAAGTCGCTGCCGGCGGGGCTGGTCGAGGCCGCGCTGGAGGCAGCGCCGCCCGCCATCGAGGCGCAAGGCACCATGCTATAG
- the recD gene encoding exodeoxyribonuclease V subunit alpha, giving the protein MSADLFDGLPPADELPPPVEVIHPPADTAEQRLARALAHQVRRWSLRLQPDDGAAQAAAEAAQALSLAASDGHVGIALSALATEGDLDGWRQRLLASAVVGGSPEGDAPDPLPLVIDAHDRLYLHRHFDQERRLARRLVAAANAPPSPPSPAARALLRELFPRGHEAVDWQQLATALALRQRLTVISGGPGTGKTTTVVALLGCLLADDPDCRIALAAPTGKAAARLGEALRERGAALPPALRERLPAEATTLHRLLGARPDGFTHHAANPLPVEALVVDEASMLDLSLAARLLDAVPPTARLVLLGDKDQLAAVEAGAVFAELSADAHLSVAARRDLADACGLPADALPPAATVAGPLVDSTVWFQRNFRFSAGSAIGRLAGHLKAGEADGLLQALRSADGGDLRWHDDRGEAPSPAVRRDMADGFAAFAEALRRDPGDVAGASAAFASFRVLCALREGPRGTAAVNASLTRWLRERLQRERPDGAGDPRSPWFTGRPVMVLRNDPVLRLFNGDIGITLPDADGRLMVHVPLPDGGFRALPPQRLPEHDTAFAMTVHKSQGSEFDRVLVLLPHRPHRVASRELLYTAVTRARRGLSLAAPADVVQAAVRSPTRRDSGLRDRLAEAAAGAPNPSA; this is encoded by the coding sequence ATGAGCGCCGACCTCTTCGACGGTCTGCCGCCGGCCGATGAGCTGCCGCCGCCGGTGGAGGTGATCCACCCTCCGGCCGACACCGCCGAGCAGCGCCTGGCCCGGGCGCTGGCGCACCAGGTGCGCCGCTGGTCCCTGCGGCTGCAGCCCGACGACGGGGCGGCCCAGGCCGCGGCCGAGGCGGCGCAGGCGCTGAGCCTGGCCGCCAGCGACGGCCATGTCGGCATCGCGCTGTCGGCGCTCGCGACCGAGGGCGACCTCGACGGCTGGCGGCAACGGCTGCTGGCCAGCGCCGTGGTCGGCGGCTCGCCCGAGGGCGACGCGCCGGATCCGCTGCCGCTGGTGATCGACGCGCACGACCGTCTCTACCTGCACCGCCACTTCGACCAGGAACGGCGCCTGGCGCGGCGGCTGGTCGCCGCCGCCAACGCGCCGCCGTCGCCGCCGTCGCCGGCCGCCCGTGCGCTGCTGCGCGAGCTGTTCCCGCGCGGCCACGAGGCGGTGGACTGGCAGCAGCTGGCCACCGCGCTGGCGCTGCGCCAGCGGCTGACCGTCATCAGCGGCGGCCCCGGCACCGGCAAGACCACCACCGTGGTCGCGCTGCTCGGCTGCCTGCTGGCCGACGACCCCGATTGCCGCATCGCGCTGGCGGCGCCCACCGGCAAGGCGGCCGCGCGGTTGGGCGAGGCGCTGCGCGAGCGCGGCGCGGCGCTGCCGCCCGCGCTGCGCGAGCGGCTGCCGGCCGAGGCGACCACGCTGCACCGGCTGCTCGGCGCGCGGCCCGACGGGTTCACCCACCACGCCGCGAACCCGCTGCCGGTGGAGGCACTGGTGGTCGACGAGGCGTCCATGCTCGACCTGTCGCTGGCCGCGCGGCTGCTGGACGCGGTGCCGCCGACGGCGCGGCTGGTGCTGCTCGGCGACAAGGACCAGCTGGCAGCGGTGGAGGCCGGCGCCGTGTTCGCCGAACTGAGCGCCGACGCCCACCTGAGCGTGGCCGCCCGGCGCGACCTCGCCGACGCCTGCGGCCTGCCAGCCGACGCCCTGCCCCCTGCTGCCACGGTCGCGGGACCGTTGGTCGACAGCACCGTCTGGTTCCAGCGCAACTTCCGCTTCAGCGCCGGCTCGGCCATCGGCCGCCTGGCCGGCCACCTCAAGGCCGGTGAGGCCGACGGCCTGCTGCAGGCGCTGCGCAGCGCCGACGGCGGCGACCTGCGCTGGCACGACGACCGCGGCGAGGCGCCGTCGCCCGCCGTGCGGCGCGACATGGCCGACGGCTTCGCGGCCTTCGCCGAGGCGCTGCGGCGCGACCCCGGCGACGTGGCCGGCGCCAGCGCCGCCTTCGCGTCCTTCCGGGTGCTGTGCGCGCTGCGCGAAGGGCCGCGGGGCACGGCGGCGGTCAACGCCTCGCTCACCCGCTGGCTGCGCGAGCGGCTGCAGCGCGAACGGCCCGATGGGGCCGGTGATCCTCGCTCGCCCTGGTTCACCGGCCGGCCGGTGATGGTGCTGCGCAACGACCCGGTGCTGCGGCTGTTCAACGGCGACATCGGCATCACCCTGCCCGATGCCGACGGGCGGCTGATGGTGCACGTCCCGCTGCCCGACGGCGGCTTCCGCGCGCTGCCGCCGCAGCGGCTGCCCGAGCACGACACCGCCTTCGCGATGACGGTGCACAAGTCGCAGGGCTCCGAATTCGACCGCGTGCTGGTGCTGCTGCCGCACCGGCCGCACCGCGTGGCCAGCCGCGAACTGCTCTACACCGCCGTCACCCGCGCCCGCCGGGGCCTGTCGCTGGCGGCGCCGGCCGACGTGGTGCAGGCCGCGGTACGCTCCCCCACCCGCCGCGACAGCGGCCTGCGCGACCGGCTGGCCGAAGCCGCCGCCGGTGCCCCGAACCCTTCCGCATGA
- a CDS encoding methyl-accepting chemotaxis protein — protein MTRWMRPLSLLERLPVGRQLVLAFACVLLLAAALGAEALVGLRTVNERAALLSDKWLKGVGALSDARAHLLETRDLEVRHSRTADSSYHAEYEDKMAEVEKTVAALLKDQAAQAGSAEEGEIVATLSKQWAGYRQAQLRVVKLGRDKQQQDAADIADGASGMAFEEVQGALGKLLQFNYDGGAAAAEAVRGVYQKVQLVVAATLLCALGLGGGLAWTITRSLLRQLGGEPRRATAVARAVAEGRLDTPVALRAGDESSLLAHLQGMQARLATAVGEVRRGAEQVALASGEIARGNDDLSGRTEHQAQELRQTSATMEQLGEAVRTSAGNADQARQLAEQATGVAEEGGEVVGRVVQTMKGIDESSRRIAEIIGVIDGIAFQTNILALNAAVEAARAGEQGRGFAVVASEVRSLAQRSADAAKEIKSLIQASVERVGEGSQLVTRAGETMQKVVTSIQDVSRIVAQISQASAEQRDGMAELAQAVSRIDTMTQQNAALVEQSSAAAGSLSEQSRQLVSAVAVFRT, from the coding sequence ATGACGCGCTGGATGCGACCCCTTTCGCTGCTGGAGCGGCTGCCGGTCGGCCGCCAGCTCGTGTTGGCCTTTGCCTGCGTTCTGCTGTTGGCCGCCGCCCTGGGTGCGGAGGCGCTGGTCGGGTTGCGGACGGTCAACGAGCGGGCCGCCCTGCTGTCGGACAAGTGGCTCAAGGGCGTCGGCGCGCTGTCCGATGCGCGCGCCCATCTGCTGGAGACGCGCGACCTCGAGGTGCGCCACAGCCGCACCGCCGACAGCAGCTACCACGCCGAGTACGAAGACAAGATGGCCGAGGTGGAGAAGACCGTCGCGGCCCTGCTCAAGGACCAGGCGGCCCAGGCCGGCAGCGCCGAGGAGGGCGAGATCGTCGCCACGCTGTCGAAACAGTGGGCCGGCTACCGGCAGGCCCAGCTGCGCGTGGTCAAGCTGGGCCGCGACAAGCAGCAGCAGGACGCGGCCGACATCGCGGACGGTGCTTCCGGCATGGCCTTCGAGGAGGTGCAGGGCGCCCTCGGCAAGCTGCTGCAGTTCAACTACGACGGCGGCGCCGCGGCGGCCGAAGCGGTCCGTGGTGTGTACCAGAAGGTCCAGCTGGTCGTCGCCGCCACGCTGCTGTGCGCGCTGGGGCTGGGCGGCGGGCTGGCGTGGACCATCACAAGAAGCCTGCTGCGCCAACTCGGCGGCGAGCCGCGACGTGCGACGGCGGTCGCCCGTGCGGTGGCCGAAGGCCGGCTGGACACGCCGGTGGCCCTGCGCGCCGGTGACGAGAGCAGCCTGCTCGCCCACCTGCAGGGCATGCAGGCCCGCCTGGCCACCGCGGTGGGCGAGGTGCGCCGGGGTGCCGAGCAGGTCGCCCTCGCAAGCGGCGAGATCGCCCGCGGCAACGACGACCTGTCGGGCCGCACCGAGCACCAGGCCCAAGAGCTGCGCCAGACCAGCGCCACCATGGAGCAACTGGGCGAGGCGGTGCGCACCAGCGCGGGCAACGCCGACCAGGCACGTCAGCTGGCCGAGCAGGCCACCGGCGTCGCCGAGGAGGGCGGCGAGGTCGTGGGCCGCGTGGTGCAGACCATGAAGGGCATCGACGAGAGCAGCCGTCGCATCGCCGAGATCATCGGCGTCATCGACGGCATCGCCTTCCAGACCAACATCCTGGCGCTGAACGCCGCGGTCGAAGCCGCCCGCGCTGGCGAGCAGGGCCGCGGCTTCGCGGTGGTCGCGTCGGAGGTGCGCAGCCTGGCGCAGCGCAGCGCGGACGCCGCCAAGGAGATCAAGAGCCTGATCCAGGCCAGCGTCGAGCGGGTGGGCGAGGGCTCGCAGTTGGTGACGCGGGCCGGCGAGACCATGCAGAAGGTGGTCACCTCGATCCAGGACGTCAGCCGCATCGTGGCGCAGATCAGCCAGGCCAGCGCCGAACAGCGCGACGGCATGGCCGAACTGGCGCAGGCGGTGTCGCGCATCGACACCATGACGCAGCAGAACGCGGCGCTGGTGGAGCAGAGCTCGGCGGCCGCCGGCAGCCTGAGCGAGCAGTCGCGCCAGCTGGTGTCCGCGGTGGCGGTGTTCCGCACCTAG
- the recB gene encoding exodeoxyribonuclease V subunit beta, whose amino-acid sequence MNLEPLDVFHCPLDGTQLIEASAGTGKTWNLCGLVLRLLLERGLPVEQVLVVTFTNAATAELHERIRGRIAQTSKALRGDTRCADDPFVAGLLRRLRDELGLADALLGQRLDAALQTFDEAAILTIHGFCQRALADAPFSAGLPLATELLTDDGALRLQVVQDFWRRRIAGPALPAPVAALLLARGDSPSAMPSCCGAASPRPLAVLRWPEALDAGPLPGFDLDGLRAAHDAARALWAREREAIVELLRRSRAANLNGVTYKEATLQKSFEQWDRLLRSADPVAADATLDRLDLLGEARLRACTKAGKVTPEHPFFALAQDLLDRREATGHAAGLHRLALLRELLTTGPEALRQLKRERRVVAFDDMLANLHERLTGPHGAALAATLRARFPAVLIDEFQDTDPLQWAIFEAVWGPSRQPLFLIGDPKQAIYSFRNADLHTYLQARSTAGARHGLAHNQRSVPGLIDGLNGLFGGHPRAFFIEGLDFHPVQPGDKPRPRLDAAGVAPPAPLQLWTLPDGDDGQPLDKAQALHLAAQACAGEIARLLGQARAGRLLLEGRPLGAGDIAVLVRSHAQAARMRQALAAVGVGSVEVSQASVFSSVDAEELERLLTALLQPGRERLLRAALATELLGHDAPSLHRLMEDEDGLLAWVERFAEDRERWRQQGIGVVLRGLMRREDVAGRLLARPDGERRMTNLLHLAELLQQAEAEPLTPQALLAWLQRQRRERRASEATELRLESDRHLVQIVTIHRSKGLEYPLVFCPFLFDGDTGARRAASGEAVEWHDDDGRLVLDLRGDLPKPDADARAGRIAAEAMAEHLRLLYVALTRAVHRCHVVVGRYGRRSGRGTSVGEGDRSPLHWLVAGGGRTPADWLAHGVDPATLASAWQAFAVRHAPAVDLSPLPSAAGTVLPAERPDPLAVQALPPPARLPGAWWLGSYSSLAHGARHEGAATDHDARVDDPAPPPAPAMALADTDILRFPRGPAAGDCLHAVFERIDFTDPDGWPPAIDSVLRRHAGVAAQAPGAPLAAMLRGAVEAVVQTPLMEGRDGGLRLAEVTPRRRLVELEFTLPSRRLRAGALSALLQRHGVAAPALSFGELQGYLRGFIDLVVEHQGRFFVVDWKSNHLGDAPADYAAASLQRAMAQHGYALQALIYCLALHRHLQRRLPGYRYEQHHGGALYLFVRGVRPAWGRAGVHAWKPPRALVEAFSALLDGVDTRSAA is encoded by the coding sequence ATGAACCTGGAGCCGCTGGACGTCTTCCACTGCCCGCTCGATGGCACGCAGCTGATCGAGGCCTCGGCCGGCACCGGCAAGACCTGGAACCTGTGCGGGCTGGTGCTGCGCCTGCTGCTTGAACGCGGCCTGCCGGTGGAGCAGGTGCTGGTCGTCACCTTCACCAACGCCGCCACCGCCGAGCTGCACGAGCGCATCCGCGGCCGCATCGCGCAGACGTCGAAGGCGCTGCGCGGCGACACCCGCTGCGCCGACGACCCCTTCGTCGCCGGCCTGCTGCGCCGTCTGCGCGACGAACTCGGCCTGGCCGATGCGCTGCTGGGGCAGCGGCTCGACGCCGCGCTGCAGACCTTCGACGAGGCGGCCATCCTCACCATCCACGGCTTCTGCCAGCGCGCGCTGGCCGACGCGCCCTTCAGCGCCGGCCTGCCGCTGGCCACCGAGCTGCTGACCGACGACGGCGCGCTGCGGCTGCAGGTGGTGCAGGACTTCTGGCGCCGGCGCATCGCAGGCCCGGCGCTGCCGGCGCCGGTGGCGGCGCTGCTGCTCGCCAGGGGCGACTCCCCGAGCGCCATGCCGAGCTGCTGCGGCGCCGCATCGCCAAGGCCGCTGGCCGTGCTGCGCTGGCCCGAGGCGCTGGACGCCGGCCCGCTGCCGGGCTTCGACCTCGACGGCCTGCGGGCGGCCCACGACGCGGCCCGGGCGCTGTGGGCGCGCGAGCGCGAAGCCATCGTCGAGCTGCTGCGGCGCAGCCGTGCCGCGAACCTCAACGGCGTCACCTACAAGGAGGCGACGCTGCAGAAGTCGTTCGAGCAGTGGGACCGCCTGCTGCGATCGGCCGATCCCGTGGCGGCCGACGCCACGCTGGACAGGCTCGACCTGCTCGGCGAGGCCCGGCTGCGCGCCTGCACCAAGGCCGGCAAGGTGACGCCGGAGCACCCCTTCTTCGCCCTGGCGCAGGACCTGCTCGACCGGCGCGAGGCGACTGGACATGCCGCGGGCCTGCACCGCCTGGCGCTCCTGCGCGAACTGCTCACCACCGGCCCCGAGGCGCTTCGCCAGCTCAAGCGCGAACGCCGCGTCGTCGCCTTCGACGACATGCTCGCCAACCTGCACGAGCGGTTGACCGGACCGCATGGCGCGGCGCTGGCCGCGACCCTGCGCGCGCGCTTTCCCGCCGTGCTGATCGACGAGTTCCAGGACACCGACCCGCTGCAGTGGGCGATCTTCGAGGCGGTGTGGGGCCCGTCACGGCAGCCGCTGTTCCTGATCGGCGATCCGAAGCAGGCCATCTACAGCTTCCGCAACGCCGACCTGCACACCTACCTGCAGGCGCGATCGACGGCCGGGGCGCGGCACGGCCTGGCGCACAACCAGCGCTCGGTGCCGGGGCTGATCGACGGCCTCAACGGCCTGTTCGGCGGCCACCCGCGGGCCTTCTTCATCGAGGGGCTGGACTTCCACCCGGTGCAGCCGGGCGACAAGCCGCGGCCCCGGCTGGACGCCGCCGGCGTCGCGCCGCCGGCGCCGCTGCAGCTGTGGACCCTGCCCGACGGCGACGACGGCCAGCCGCTGGACAAGGCGCAGGCGCTGCACCTGGCCGCGCAGGCGTGCGCGGGCGAGATCGCCCGGCTGCTCGGCCAGGCGCGGGCCGGCCGGCTGCTGCTCGAGGGCCGGCCGCTGGGCGCCGGCGACATCGCGGTGCTGGTGCGCAGCCATGCCCAGGCCGCCCGCATGCGGCAGGCGCTGGCGGCGGTGGGTGTCGGCAGCGTGGAGGTGTCGCAGGCCAGCGTCTTTTCCAGCGTCGACGCCGAGGAACTCGAACGCCTGTTGACCGCCCTGCTGCAGCCCGGCCGCGAGCGCCTGCTGCGCGCCGCGCTGGCCACCGAACTGCTCGGCCACGACGCGCCGTCGCTGCACCGGCTGATGGAGGACGAGGACGGCCTGCTGGCCTGGGTCGAGCGCTTCGCCGAGGACCGCGAACGCTGGCGCCAGCAGGGCATCGGCGTGGTGCTGCGCGGCCTGATGCGTCGTGAAGACGTCGCCGGCCGCCTGCTCGCCCGCCCCGACGGCGAGCGCCGCATGACCAACCTGCTGCACCTGGCCGAACTGCTGCAGCAGGCCGAGGCCGAGCCGCTGACGCCGCAGGCGCTGCTGGCCTGGCTGCAGCGGCAGCGCCGCGAGCGCCGCGCGTCGGAGGCCACCGAGCTGCGGCTGGAGTCCGACCGCCACCTGGTGCAGATCGTCACCATCCACCGCAGCAAGGGGCTGGAGTACCCCCTGGTGTTCTGTCCCTTCCTCTTCGACGGCGACACCGGCGCCCGTCGCGCGGCCAGCGGCGAGGCCGTGGAGTGGCACGACGACGACGGCCGGCTGGTGCTGGACCTGCGCGGCGACCTGCCGAAACCGGACGCCGACGCCCGCGCCGGGCGCATCGCCGCCGAGGCCATGGCGGAGCACCTGCGGCTGCTCTACGTGGCGCTGACGCGGGCGGTGCACCGCTGCCATGTCGTGGTCGGCCGGTACGGCCGGCGCAGCGGCCGCGGCACGAGCGTCGGCGAGGGCGACCGCTCGCCGCTGCACTGGCTGGTCGCCGGCGGCGGCCGCACCCCCGCCGACTGGCTCGCCCACGGCGTGGACCCGGCGACGCTGGCCTCGGCCTGGCAGGCGTTCGCGGTCCGCCATGCACCGGCGGTCGACCTGTCGCCGCTGCCCTCGGCGGCGGGGACGGTGCTGCCGGCGGAACGGCCCGATCCGCTGGCGGTGCAGGCGTTGCCGCCGCCGGCCCGCCTGCCCGGCGCCTGGTGGCTGGGCAGCTACAGCAGCCTGGCGCACGGCGCCCGCCACGAGGGCGCGGCCACCGACCACGATGCCCGCGTCGACGACCCGGCGCCGCCGCCGGCGCCCGCCATGGCGCTGGCCGACACCGACATCCTGCGCTTCCCCCGCGGGCCGGCGGCCGGCGACTGCCTGCACGCCGTCTTCGAGCGCATCGACTTCACCGACCCCGACGGCTGGCCGCCGGCGATCGACAGCGTCCTGCGCCGCCATGCCGGCGTGGCCGCGCAGGCGCCCGGCGCGCCGCTGGCCGCCATGCTGCGCGGCGCGGTCGAGGCCGTGGTGCAGACGCCGCTGATGGAGGGTCGCGACGGAGGCCTGCGCCTGGCCGAGGTCACGCCGCGCCGGCGGCTGGTCGAGCTGGAGTTCACGCTGCCGTCGCGCCGCCTGCGCGCCGGCGCGCTGTCGGCCCTGCTGCAGCGGCATGGCGTGGCGGCGCCGGCGCTGTCGTTCGGCGAGCTGCAGGGGTACCTGCGCGGCTTCATCGACCTGGTGGTCGAGCACCAGGGCCGCTTCTTCGTCGTCGACTGGAAGTCGAACCACCTGGGCGACGCACCGGCCGACTACGCGGCGGCGTCGCTGCAGCGGGCGATGGCGCAGCACGGCTATGCGCTGCAGGCGCTGATCTACTGCCTGGCGCTGCACCGCCACCTGCAGCGGCGGCTGCCCGGCTACCGCTACGAGCAGCACCACGGCGGCGCGCTGTACCTCTTCGTGCGCGGCGTGCGGCCGGCCTGGGGACGCGCCGGCGTGCACGCCTGGAAGCCGCCGCGGGCGCTGGTCGAGGCCTTCTCGGCGCTGCTCGACGGTGTTGACACCCGGAGTGCTGCATGA